The DNA window CAAAGGTTTTTTTCAAGACAGAACAAACAAAATACTCAGAACAATCAGCAGCAGGCTTAAGTCCAACAGTTCAGTTAGCTATCCTATGCCACATTCACTCTTGTCACATCCTCTTTGTATGTTGACTCATATTGTATGCTCCTCAGGACAGACATGGTCTCATTTGTGAAGTGCCATGAACGTCTTAGCCCTAACCAGTCCAAAGGCTTCTGGACACATTAGCAAAGCCACATTGAAAAGAAATGACCAAACCAGTCATGCCAAGTAGCTCCCGAAGCAGAAGAAAAGACTTAAGTATGTTCTGACACGTGTATTGCTCAAAGAAAGCATTCACTTCAGTTTCTAAGAAATGGAATATGCAGAAGATCTGTCTAGTCTATTACTGAAGTAACACCGTGGCTCTCCTGGAACTGCAGCCATCTCTCTTAGCATCATGCTAATGGGAAAGTAGGGCCTTAAAGCTCTGTTTCCCTTTCAGAGGCCTTTGCTGGCCATGCAGGCAGACAGGTGGAAGAACTAGAGCATTGTCACGGGAGCATGCAAGCAGCTACTTCCCTTTCCTGCACAGGCTCTCAAGGGCTTACAGCACTTTACAGTCTCAAAACCCATGAAAGGAAGGCTTGGATGATaactgcaggtggggaaactgaggcactggagTGTAGAGATTTTGCATTGAGCTGGATCCCAGTCCCAGGTTATGTCCCATAAAACAAGCTTAAATTTCTGGGGGCTTCTCAGGGATGAATTTTTGGGGTTCCCTGATCAGTAGGAAAGATTGACTATAATTGCAACTGCACTTGCAGATTCCCTTTCAGTACAACCAAAAATCCAGGCTGTAGAACAAAATCCCAGCTGAATACCTTCTCCTGCTTCTCTTCAACAAGCTTCTCATAGCCAGCCAGCACTTCCGCCAGGCAGGtcttcagcagcagctgcaagGTACGCTTTGGTAGAGCGTGACCTCCAACCCGATTGACTTCTTGACACAAGCTGAAGAGGAGGCATTGAACATACCAGGATGGCTGTTGGGGggcaaaaaacacacacaggacACCAATAAAAGCGGATATGTTCCTGACCTTTCTGTATGGGTTGTTGGCATTATCAAGGTGAATGAGAGAGGTTATGTGAATTCTGGGTTTCTCCTGGTATCTTCTCCTTCCTCATCACCAACCTTGGTCTCTTGCCTTCTCCCCTCACAGAACCCTACCTCAGTGCTCCCATCCTGTCCTACCTCCTTACTCTTACTGACTCTGTACATACCCTTTCCCTCTCATCATCCTCTGAATCTTTCCCCTCATGAAGCATGTCCTGGTCTCCACTATCTTCAGAACCATCTATTAGCCCCATCTGCCTTTCCAGCTATCATCCCTTCCACTCGAAAATCAGGAAATATGTAGTCTACAACCAAAGTACTGATTTTCCCTCCTCTAGGTCTGTTATCTTCCTTCCAGATGCGCTTCTAATTTTTTTCCACTCTACTGAAACTGGTTTCATTTTGGTCTTCAGTTACCTCTTCCTGGCCAAACCTCCGGGCTTCTATTCTATCCTCAGCCTAGAGCTGCAGCTCAACCCCTCCTTCCTGACATCTTATCCTCAGCAGGGTTTTGAGATACTATCTTTTCTCCTCTGTGTTTTTTGGTGGGGCCAGCTCTTCCCCTGGCTTtggtgggggttccccagggctTTCTCTTTGCTCTTTCCATTACTTTTAGCCATCGTCTGTGTTGCTGATAACTCACAAATCTCTTTCTACCACTGGCCTGTCTCCTATCCAATCCCACATTTCAATTGTCTGATGTCCTCATAGGCATCAAGaggttaaatacattaaaggttatAAGGTGCTCAGATAAGTACTTGTCTGGCTTCCATCACTGTACTAAGACAGATCTTAAATTGAATATAGACAAAAACTGAACTTGTCTTCCCACTTTTCCTATCACGGTTCACAACACCATCCTCCCAGTCACTCAGGCTTACAATCTGAGGGGTATTTTTTTACTACTCCTTTTCCCTTACCCCACACTTGCAAGACATTCCAAATCTGGATGCTACTTCCTTCATTCTGTCCTTTAGCTTTCCGCCACCCAGCCACGTCTCTTGTTCAGGCCTCATTATAGCCTGCCTTGCTGCCTGCAGTATCTTCCCTCTTCACCCCAATGTCTCTCTCACACATCCACTCCCTTCAGTCTGTATAAAATGCTGCTGCTAAACTCCTCTTTCTTGCCTGTCTGATCATGTAACTCCTCCCTTTCTTCAGTCCCTCAGTTGGCTTCCCAGCCAATATCTGCTGCTTGTCACCACCTTCAAAAGTCTACATAACTTTGTCTCTTCCCAACTTTCCTACCCCTGCTGCTCCACTATTGCTGCCCAATCTCATCCACCTGTTTGTCAGATTTATACAATCACCACCTTGCCTTCTTTCCTACAGCTCATCCTTGTCCACCTTTGAGTTTGTCTTAAAGGCAGTGCAGCAGAAGTGAGTTTAAGGAATCTTATTGATTTGTACATTATAAGCTGCCTCTTTTAATTCCCCTTTCCCAGACTATCTCTACCGCGGGAGcatctcagggcagggactgttctcCTTAAGCATTACCCAGCACACAATGAAAAGTACTGCAAATAAGTAGGAATAAAGCCAAAAAGTTGGGCTACAGGTGATGTAGTGACTGTGTTATACAAACACCAGCCATTCTGGGTACAGCACCAAGTCAGCAACATGGACTTTAGGGACCGCTTTTAGTGAGAGGGGGGAATGTTGGCCAGGGGATGGCTGGGGCTTATCCCTCACAGCGTATTTACATTCACATTCTCCTATAggacagacctgaagaagagctctgtggaagtgCAAAAGtctctaaccaacagaagttggttcaataaaagctcCCTCTCTCTCCTATCTTGAGACAGagagctacaacactgcatgcgTATTCTTTGGCAGAAGTCCTAAGATCTTCAAGTTGCCCCCTAGGACTTGGATATGTGACCGTGAGTGCAGGAAGATTTCATAAGATAGGAGTGAATTCAGTGAAACCTCCTAGAGAGAAACGCAGGTTTACTGACTATTTTACAAGCAGCTTTTGTCCTCCTGAAAGATTATTTCCCTCCATTCACCCAGAGGACATTGCTCACACCTGTACAGGGAGTCGGATCTTTGACGTTATGCTTCTTCCTGTTTCTGTCTCCTCCTGAATTTCAATTTCATCCCAGTTGGTGGCCATAGCTAAGATAGAGCCAGCTGCATCTAGCAGCAAAGTTTTGGTGAAACTGTGAACCAGGACCTAGAGgggaaaaatacaaatattcagTAACAGGCCAATGCAGGTACTGGGGTCAGGCAGTCTATTTATGGCTCCCTTGTGTTTTTCACTTAGTGAATCTGCTGAGGAGTCTGAGGTGGGCAAAGTATTTTCCATTGGTCTTTAAGAGCGTCACACCAAGGGGATCTGGCACCTCAGAGTGTGACTATTTCAGAGCCATAGCTCAGCCACAGTCATTGGAAACTGATTAGGTACCCTAATTCTAGTAGTGGCAGTGTTCTAATGAATGGAAAGTCTCTGAAGAACTAGAACGACAAGCACAGTGGTGGCTGTGGGCAGCTGTGAAAGAGAAACCTAAATAGGAAAGGAGTGCGCCCAAAGAAAACTGGCTACTTACTTTTATAACAGTTGAGCTCCAAATCTGATATGCAAACAGGCTCTGTTGCAGGAGTTGTTCTTTCACTTCCTGCCACTTGGCCTGCATGGGATTCACCTCCTGGACTTTCCCTTTCCCCAGCTTTTTAAAAGACCGGGTCTCCCTCATTACATTCTCTGTGCTGCCTGATTTACCCagaatgcactgcttcaggtgaGGACACAGTTCACCTAGTGACTGACAAAGTCTTGCCATGAAGAGGACAGTATTAAGTTTGGCATCGTTCAGAGCGTCTGTGTGTCCTTTCAGCTTGTCCTCAGCACTCTGCAGCTCTTCTCTAACACAGCCCAAGACATACTGGATGCAGGTAATGCAGTGATCACGGAGCAGCTCTTCTACGGTGCCAGCATCAGCATATCTATCAAAAGCAGAGTTCCTGGACTGCACGCCCAATATCTCTTTGGGTGTGGAAGAGTCAGACGGCAGGTAGGACAGAAGGTCATCCAGTTTGGCCTTCAGTTTGGTATCCAAGGCAGAACAGAAGCTCTGCACGCAGGGAGTGAGAGCCTGGGCCTTCATAGACAGGCCACTCTTTGCAAATTGGCTGCGGTTTGCCACGTTGACCCAGGCAGCATCAGAAGGCATGTCGCTGGGGCTCTCTGACCACAGAAACAAAGCCATGTTGTGTTCAAATTGGATGTGCTTGCTGGGGGTGGAGGTACTGGACTTGACTTCAAGCTCCTGTAGAGCTAAGATAAGAAGCTGTTTCGAACTGCTGGAGATGGAGTCAAATCCTTCCTTCGTCAGGGTCTGGAAAAGAGAACTTTCCCTTCTCAGGTCTCAGTGGCTGCCACATCACGCATTTTAAGAGTGCCTCTATGGCTGCTGAAAGGTACTGTGGGCGGCACTGGAGAATAAAGACCTCTCTCCCCAGACAGTACCGCAAGGGGAgcagctgtgcaagcttccccatgcAGCAccagccttcccctcccctccacactgttccctctaagctgtgcatgtgtgcgcgtacacacagatcctaaaccctgcacaCACGGTGAAGCACCGCGCGCACAAAAATttacacagaagaaattttttgcacacacggcctgtcaaaaaattagagggaacattgtccCCCACCCAGCTAACGTATGCCCCTCATGACCtgttctctgctgagactgccaggcTAGGGAAGCAGACAGCACTTAAACACTGCCAAAGTCAGCCTGGTTAAGCCCCGACAGCATCTCACCTGTAACCTGTCCAAGAAAAGCTGGCGCAGCAAGTCCTCCCAGAAGGAGATGGGCTTGTCCAAGAGTCGATGGCACGCTGTGTCCCAGTTCTGGCTCATGGACTCACCAGTGAGCAGCTCCCACACAGCGTCACGGATGCCGGCTAGGCCTTTCAGGCTCTTCACGTAGCCCAGCAGAGTGATAAGCCCAGATTTGATATCTTCATTACACCTGAAAGCAATATTCACTTCAGTCCCATTCCCTCATATCACAGCTCCAGGCAATGCAGAGAACTTCTACTTTACTGTTCTAGGCTGGACTACAAAGGGATTCTTATTGCTTTGTGAAAGGATCCAGCAAGGAGACCCGTGGCAGGGCTGAAAATGACCTCGGAAGTTTACCTGCCACCTCACAGTGATCCAGCCACTTGCATTCCTGGCCATGTTGACCCACATGTTGCGTCACCCCCAGGAACTACTAGAAGCACATCATGCTCCCCTACAGGGTCCCAGCCCACGTATCTCAGCGCCCTGGACCACAGGCAAGGAGCGCTGTACCAGGGTTGGGCAAAGACCATCACCTTACTCTGTAACAACTCCCCGCTAGCCAACCTAGCACATGTGGGCCCCTGACGGAGGTGCTCTTTGAGGATAAAATGGGGCAGCCGGGCAGGGAGAAGTTTGGGGGTAGGAATTCCTCTCAACCAAAGGCGGCTTCAAACTTCAGTCTGACTGCAGCTAAGAGCTACCGTTTGCCCTCTACCTATGAAATGCATgaaagtgtaagcagagtcacaTGGGGCTGACTGAGCCACTACATAAGGAAAGGGAGGCCTGACTGTTACTCTTCTCTtagcaaggcatgctgggaaaggggaggagccTGGGACCTTTATAACGTAGGCTCTGCCAGCTCTCTTGCACGGTGCTCAGGAGGACAGCAGGAAGAAAAGAGATGCTGGAATGAGAACAACCCCAGGAAGGAAAAACCGAAGAGTACAGGTAAGCACTTAGAGGCATTTTTCTATTTGGATAAGAGTTTGGGGGACTTTATTTTCGGTAATACTGCAGGGACGCTAGACACAGATCACTCAGCGTTGCAGGGAAGTGCTCTGGTTATAATCTGCTGCCTTACTGATGTATTGAACAACCTGTCTTTCGAGAAAGCATTTAGTCTGTATAATCCCTTATCTCAGCATCTCTGTGGTGGACACGGGCGTCCTGATATGCTTCTATGGGGATAACAGGCAGGTGAGTAGACTTGGCTCCATTTTACGACCCCCAGCCAAGGATTGCTGTTGAGCTGCTTAGGTgctgcagaagcactctatgcTGCTAGACAGATCTAGTGGTGTCTGATGGCGCCTCACTCGAGGAGGAATACAGTGACAGAGCAAGTACTGTCCTAATCCATCCCTTAGAAGAAGCTCCCTCTATACACTCACATGTTAATCCACTTCTGAAGAGTCTCTCTCAGGTAGTCCTGGCTGATTGGATGTGCCAGGGTTCGGAGGGTTGGCTGGAACTCTACAATGGACAGTGGTAGATATTTGAACCAGCTGCTCAGCTGCATCTCCTCTTTCAAAACTTTGATGCCTTTACCTAGAAGAATTGTGCCGCATGAGTGGGGTGGGTTCAATGGGGTCTTGACTAAGCCCTAGTTGTATGAGGAACATGCACAAATGACCATGAGATAGTGAAACCAATCCCAAGTCTCATTGCCTGAGCAAGCTACTCACCTGCTGGATCCTGGCCTGTTGTGGTCTCCAGCATTGAAAAGAGCAAGCTGCAGGGCAGGGTCGGATCTGAGGGCACCCCTTCAGGCAGAGTGTAAAACAGGACATGAGCTTGGTACAAGGTGGTGGTTAGCAACTCCATCAACGAACACACCTGAGCTTTTATTCCCGcacctaaaaagaaaaatttCTTAATAGAGGCAGCAGCCCTAACCTTCCTCATTAAAGCAGTCCCATAATAAGAACAATGCTGGTCAGAAAGGACAAACATTTTTCCAAGCCAGATGTGTATTAACAGTGAAGATACCTGCTATCTGTTCCTATAGATAATGGAGATGGGCAGAGCATGGAGTAACTTATAGATACAGCAGAGCAGAGTTATTGTGATGGATCAGTTAGCTACACAAGTACCTCTGAACCAATCACCCCCATCTTGTGATAAAGGAGTCTCCTGCAAGCTATCCTGTTTGGCCACTACTGTTTTTAAAGGACCAAGGGAAATAATTAGCTGTGTGTTAACCCTGATTCAATGCAACAAAGTTCCCATGGAGGCTACAAAATAGGACAAACTCCGTTCCACTCAGTTTCTGCTCTTTCCTTGAGATGGGAAAGAGACCTTAGAGCTTCCCTTAACATCAGTTCAGGAGCGAAGCCAGTTGTACTGACCGTGATGTGGCTGGTTCAGaagctgctgaacagctgactTCCTGGCCAGCAGGAAGTCT is part of the Eretmochelys imbricata isolate rEreImb1 chromosome 14, rEreImb1.hap1, whole genome shotgun sequence genome and encodes:
- the COG1 gene encoding conserved oligomeric Golgi complex subunit 1 isoform X1 gives rise to the protein MAPSDAPSARKCRCPSRSWRRHPSDTSRVKGRSPASRDGRWPPRVAPKMAAAGPGLPRGPEAAALFEAHTTAELREVERRLRAGIEQKREELRQMVGERYRDLIEAADTIAEMRLSAEHLLGAVRGLQRGAPGPRGARGAQTTLHSQEKFYGTAAQIKLLLEIPEKIWSAMEASQYLRATHLYLLCCHLHSLLQLDSSSSRYSPILARFPILVRQVAAASHFRSTILHESKSLLKCQAVSDQAVAEALCSIMLLEDSSPRQALTDFLLARKSAVQQLLNQPHHGAGIKAQVCSLMELLTTTLYQAHVLFYTLPEGVPSDPTLPCSLLFSMLETTTGQDPAGKGIKVLKEEMQLSSWFKYLPLSIVEFQPTLRTLAHPISQDYLRETLQKWINMCNEDIKSGLITLLGYVKSLKGLAGIRDAVWELLTGESMSQNWDTACHRLLDKPISFWEDLLRQLFLDRLQTLTKEGFDSISSSSKQLLILALQELEVKSSTSTPSKHIQFEHNMALFLWSESPSDMPSDAAWVNVANRSQFAKSGLSMKAQALTPCVQSFCSALDTKLKAKLDDLLSYLPSDSSTPKEILGVQSRNSAFDRYADAGTVEELLRDHCITCIQYVLGCVREELQSAEDKLKGHTDALNDAKLNTVLFMARLCQSLGELCPHLKQCILGKSGSTENVMRETRSFKKLGKGKVQEVNPMQAKWQEVKEQLLQQSLFAYQIWSSTVIKVLVHSFTKTLLLDAAGSILAMATNWDEIEIQEETETGRSITSKIRLPVQPSWYVQCLLFSLCQEVNRVGGHALPKRTLQLLLKTCLAEVLAGYEKLVEEKQEKKEHTFPMTQNRALQLLYDLRYLNIVLTAKSEEAKTSRSKQDSRIEKVTDFLEANIDPFDLDVFTPHLNSSLNRLVQRTSVLFGLLTGAENQYTNRSNNLSSQEPYNILPLASSQIRFGLLPLSMSSSRKTKSAVKNPENQTQVPPPSVIRAEEETFRPGSLFRQLATEEEDTAAPSLFKLGWLSSMTK
- the COG1 gene encoding conserved oligomeric Golgi complex subunit 1 isoform X3: MAAAGPGLPRGPEAAALFEAHTTAELREVERRLRAGIEQKREELRQMVGERYRDLIEAADTIAEMRLSAEHLLGAVRGLQRGAPGPRGARGAQTTLHSQEKFYGTAAQIKLLLEIPEKIWSAMEASQYLRATHLYLLCCHLHSLLQLDSSSSRYSPILARFPILVRQVAAASHFRSTILHESKSLLKCQAVSDQAVAEALCSIMLLEDSSPRQALTDFLLARKSAVQQLLNQPHHGAGIKAQVCSLMELLTTTLYQAHVLFYTLPEGVPSDPTLPCSLLFSMLETTTGQDPAGKGIKVLKEEMQLSSWFKYLPLSIVEFQPTLRTLAHPISQDYLRETLQKWINMCNEDIKSGLITLLGYVKSLKGLAGIRDAVWELLTGESMSQNWDTACHRLLDKPISFWEDLLRQLFLDRLQTLTKEGFDSISSSSKQLLILALQELEVKSSTSTPSKHIQFEHNMALFLWSESPSDMPSDAAWVNVANRSQFAKSGLSMKAQALTPCVQSFCSALDTKLKAKLDDLLSYLPSDSSTPKEILGVQSRNSAFDRYADAGTVEELLRDHCITCIQYVLGCVREELQSAEDKLKGHTDALNDAKLNTVLFMARLCQSLGELCPHLKQCILGKSGSTENVMRETRSFKKLGKGKVQEVNPMQAKWQEVKEQLLQQSLFAYQIWSSTVIKVLVHSFTKTLLLDAAGSILAMATNWDEIEIQEETETGRSITSKIRLPVQPSWYVQCLLFSLCQEVNRVGGHALPKRTLQLLLKTCLAEVLAGYEKLVEEKQEKKEHTFPMTQNRALQLLYDLRYLNIVLTAKSEEAKTSRSKQDSRIEKVTDFLEANIDPFDLDVFTPHLNSSLNRLVQRTSVLFGLLTGAENQYTNRSNNLSSQEPYNILPLASSQIRFGLLPLSMSSSRKTKSAVKNPENQTQYDGDLYS
- the COG1 gene encoding conserved oligomeric Golgi complex subunit 1 isoform X2, with amino-acid sequence MAAAGPGLPRGPEAAALFEAHTTAELREVERRLRAGIEQKREELRQMVGERYRDLIEAADTIAEMRLSAEHLLGAVRGLQRGAPGPRGARGAQTTLHSQEKFYGTAAQIKLLLEIPEKIWSAMEASQYLRATHLYLLCCHLHSLLQLDSSSSRYSPILARFPILVRQVAAASHFRSTILHESKSLLKCQAVSDQAVAEALCSIMLLEDSSPRQALTDFLLARKSAVQQLLNQPHHGAGIKAQVCSLMELLTTTLYQAHVLFYTLPEGVPSDPTLPCSLLFSMLETTTGQDPAGKGIKVLKEEMQLSSWFKYLPLSIVEFQPTLRTLAHPISQDYLRETLQKWINMCNEDIKSGLITLLGYVKSLKGLAGIRDAVWELLTGESMSQNWDTACHRLLDKPISFWEDLLRQLFLDRLQTLTKEGFDSISSSSKQLLILALQELEVKSSTSTPSKHIQFEHNMALFLWSESPSDMPSDAAWVNVANRSQFAKSGLSMKAQALTPCVQSFCSALDTKLKAKLDDLLSYLPSDSSTPKEILGVQSRNSAFDRYADAGTVEELLRDHCITCIQYVLGCVREELQSAEDKLKGHTDALNDAKLNTVLFMARLCQSLGELCPHLKQCILGKSGSTENVMRETRSFKKLGKGKVQEVNPMQAKWQEVKEQLLQQSLFAYQIWSSTVIKVLVHSFTKTLLLDAAGSILAMATNWDEIEIQEETETGRSITSKIRLPVQPSWYVQCLLFSLCQEVNRVGGHALPKRTLQLLLKTCLAEVLAGYEKLVEEKQEKKEHTFPMTQNRALQLLYDLRYLNIVLTAKSEEAKTSRSKQDSRIEKVTDFLEANIDPFDLDVFTPHLNSSLNRLVQRTSVLFGLLTGAENQYTNRSNNLSSQEPYNILPLASSQIRFGLLPLSMSSSRKTKSAVKNPENQTQVGEVVINHPNLTTPKASPEAQNSRPLAPS